A single genomic interval of Leptotrichia trevisanii DSM 22070 harbors:
- a CDS encoding LysR family transcriptional regulator → MTLQQLKYVVTVAEKGTLSDAAKELFISQPALTKAIKELEDEMNITIFNRTNKGVIVSLEGDRFLGYARQVLEQTNLMEEEYKKGNKITRRFSVSTQHYSFAVNAFVDVIKKFGENKYDFTLRETQTNEIIEDVSKRKSEIGILYTSGANKTVIEKMIKRNNLKFVELFTAKPHVFISFNHPLAKKESISLEDLKEYPYLSFEQGDYNSFYFSEEILSTLDRDKNIKVRDRATLFNLAVGLNGYTVSTGIISKELNGENIIAKPLEVDEYMKVGIIMQKNIELSVYGKVYVEALKEHLKYTEIP, encoded by the coding sequence ATGACATTGCAACAGTTAAAGTATGTAGTTACAGTCGCTGAAAAAGGAACATTAAGTGATGCGGCAAAAGAGCTGTTTATTTCACAGCCAGCATTGACTAAAGCTATAAAAGAGCTGGAAGATGAAATGAATATAACTATTTTTAACAGAACAAATAAGGGAGTAATTGTTTCTCTTGAGGGAGATAGGTTTCTTGGGTATGCAAGGCAGGTTCTAGAGCAGACAAATTTGATGGAGGAAGAGTATAAGAAGGGGAATAAGATAACTCGGAGATTTTCGGTATCAACTCAGCATTATTCCTTTGCAGTGAATGCTTTTGTGGATGTGATTAAGAAGTTTGGAGAGAATAAGTATGATTTTACGCTTCGGGAAACGCAGACTAATGAGATTATTGAGGATGTGAGCAAGAGGAAAAGTGAGATTGGAATTTTGTACACTTCGGGAGCGAATAAAACTGTGATTGAGAAAATGATAAAAAGAAATAACTTGAAATTTGTCGAACTGTTTACAGCAAAACCACATGTTTTCATCAGCTTTAATCATCCGTTAGCAAAAAAGGAAAGCATTAGCCTTGAGGATTTGAAGGAATATCCATATTTGTCGTTTGAACAGGGAGATTATAATTCTTTTTATTTTTCAGAAGAAATATTGAGTACACTTGACAGGGATAAAAATATAAAAGTGAGAGACAGAGCGACTTTGTTTAATTTGGCAGTTGGGCTTAATGGGTATACGGTAAGTACAGGAATAATCAGTAAAGAGCTGAATGGGGAAAATATTATTGCAAAACCACTGGAAGTGGACGAGTATATGAAAGTTGGAATTATAATGCAGAAAAATATTGAACTGAGTGTTTATGGGAAAGTTTATGTTGAGGCTTTGAAGGAGCATTTGAAATATACAGAAATTCCATAA
- the metE gene encoding 5-methyltetrahydropteroyltriglutamate--homocysteine S-methyltransferase — MKTAIVGYPRIGENRELKFAIEKYWRNEITENELLKIAKELRKNQWLKQKEEKISFISGNTFSFYDGILDTIILLNAIPKHYRDLGLNELNTYFAIARGYQGEKGDVKALSMRKWYNTNYHYIVPELDDYAEIKLNSDKIFNELEEAEKLGVNTHPSVIGPFTFYKLAKTTGNKDKKDYLDDIVNAYVELLRKCNKKNIEWIQIEEPQLVTDQTEEDINLFEEIYMEILKNKKDVKVLLQTYFGDVRDCYKTITELDFDGIGLDFAEGRQTEKLIAEKGFPKDKVLFAGVVNGKNIWKCDYKKVLNILNNLKEKVKNVVITTSCSLLHVPYTLRNEKKLSENILRHFSFAEEKLSELKELGELSQILWESSLEKAQENEFYIKNQEIITSERGMEDKEVRDKVEKLTDNDFVRKGTRKERQIIQREKLNIPLLATTTIGSFPQTKEVKLNRSKFRKGEINKEEYDKNVFSFIKECIELQEEIGLDVLVHGEYERNDMVEFFGENLAGYIFTEKAWVQSYGTRCVKPPIIFGDVKRTKPISVLYSEYAQKLTEKPVKGMLTGPVTILNWSFPREDISLSEMAFQIGLAIREEVLDLEKAGIKIIQIDEAALREKLPLRKEDWHKEYLDWGLKAFRLCHSGVKVDTQIHTHMCYSQFEDIIKDIDNMDADVITFEASRSKLTILDFLKENNFETEVGPGVYDIHSPRVPSVEEIVVALEIMIEKIGKEKLWVNPDCGLKTRGIVETVKSLENLVKATEIVKSRL; from the coding sequence ATGAAAACAGCAATTGTTGGATACCCTAGAATTGGGGAAAATAGAGAATTAAAATTTGCAATAGAAAAATATTGGAGAAATGAAATTACAGAAAATGAACTTTTGAAAATAGCGAAAGAGCTTAGAAAAAATCAATGGTTAAAACAGAAGGAAGAGAAAATTTCATTTATTTCAGGAAATACATTTTCATTTTATGATGGAATATTGGATACAATAATTTTATTGAATGCGATTCCAAAGCATTATAGAGATTTAGGGTTAAATGAACTGAATACATATTTTGCAATTGCTAGAGGTTATCAAGGGGAAAAAGGAGATGTAAAGGCTCTTTCAATGAGAAAATGGTATAACACAAATTATCATTATATAGTGCCTGAACTGGATGATTATGCAGAAATTAAGTTAAATTCAGATAAAATATTTAATGAACTTGAGGAAGCTGAGAAATTAGGAGTGAATACTCATCCGTCAGTGATTGGACCATTTACATTTTATAAATTGGCTAAAACAACTGGAAATAAAGATAAAAAAGATTATTTAGATGATATTGTCAATGCTTATGTAGAATTGTTGAGAAAGTGTAACAAAAAAAATATCGAGTGGATTCAAATTGAAGAACCGCAATTGGTAACAGATCAGACAGAGGAAGATATTAATTTGTTTGAAGAAATTTATATGGAGATTTTGAAAAATAAGAAAGATGTAAAAGTATTACTTCAAACATATTTTGGAGATGTGAGAGATTGCTACAAGACAATAACAGAACTTGATTTTGATGGGATAGGTCTTGATTTTGCTGAGGGAAGACAAACTGAGAAATTAATAGCTGAAAAGGGATTTCCAAAAGATAAAGTTTTATTTGCAGGAGTTGTAAATGGGAAAAATATTTGGAAATGTGACTATAAAAAAGTTTTAAATATATTGAATAATTTAAAGGAAAAGGTTAAAAATGTAGTAATAACGACATCTTGTTCATTGCTTCATGTGCCTTATACTTTGAGAAATGAAAAAAAATTATCAGAAAATATATTAAGACATTTCTCGTTTGCTGAGGAAAAATTATCAGAATTAAAAGAATTGGGAGAATTGAGTCAAATTCTTTGGGAAAGTTCATTGGAAAAAGCACAGGAAAATGAATTTTATATAAAAAATCAGGAAATCATAACTTCTGAAAGAGGCATGGAAGACAAGGAAGTCAGGGATAAAGTTGAAAAATTGACGGATAATGATTTTGTAAGAAAAGGTACAAGAAAGGAAAGACAGATAATACAAAGAGAAAAGTTGAATATTCCTTTACTTGCAACAACTACAATAGGATCTTTTCCACAGACAAAGGAAGTGAAGCTAAATAGAAGTAAATTTAGAAAAGGCGAAATTAATAAGGAAGAATATGATAAAAATGTATTCAGTTTCATAAAAGAATGTATTGAATTACAGGAAGAAATAGGGCTTGATGTGCTTGTGCATGGAGAATATGAAAGAAATGACATGGTTGAATTTTTTGGAGAAAATCTGGCAGGATATATATTTACAGAAAAAGCGTGGGTTCAGTCTTATGGAACAAGATGTGTAAAACCGCCAATAATTTTTGGAGATGTGAAAAGAACTAAACCAATTTCAGTTCTATATTCAGAATATGCTCAAAAATTAACTGAAAAACCTGTTAAAGGAATGCTTACAGGGCCTGTAACAATACTAAACTGGTCATTCCCAAGAGAAGATATTTCATTAAGCGAAATGGCATTTCAAATTGGACTTGCCATACGAGAAGAAGTATTGGATTTAGAAAAAGCAGGAATAAAAATAATTCAGATAGATGAAGCTGCACTTAGGGAAAAATTACCGTTAAGAAAAGAAGATTGGCATAAGGAATATCTTGATTGGGGATTGAAGGCATTTAGACTTTGCCATAGCGGAGTAAAAGTGGATACACAGATTCATACACATATGTGCTACAGCCAGTTTGAAGACATAATAAAAGATATTGATAATATGGATGCTGATGTTATAACTTTTGAAGCCTCAAGATCAAAATTGACAATTCTCGATTTCTTGAAAGAAAATAATTTTGAAACAGAAGTAGGGCCTGGAGTTTACGATATTCATTCTCCTAGAGTACCTTCAGTTGAAGAAATTGTAGTAGCTTTGGAAATAATGATTGAAAAAATTGGAAAAGAAAAATTATGGGTAAATCCTGATTGCGGATTAAAGACAAGAGGAATTGTAGAAACGGTAAAAAGTTTGGAAAATCTTGTGAAAGCTACGGAAATTGTGAAAAGCAGATTATAA
- a CDS encoding 5-methyltetrahydropteroyltriglutamate--homocysteine S-methyltransferase, whose translation MCTINAPHRHDTVGSFLRPERLKKARNDFEKGKIDREELTKVEDEEIKKIVNKQIELGYTSVTDGEFRRSYWHLDFFWGFNGIGHVHADKGYEFNGVVTRDDTAIVTGKISGENHPFVKHYTFLRDLVKDKKGVEARFTIPAPAQFYAELVREDKHVAALLKVYPDFIGLEDDIVSAYKTVINDLYNEGLRTLQIDDCTWGCLVDDDFIASFIEKSDRDKEIIRQEFAEKFLNINNRVFQNNPEDLIINTHVCRGNYASTWFGKGGYDKIADELFGKEDVNAYYLEFDTERAGTFESLAKVSGDKKVVLGLITSKNPTLEEKESVIARIKEASKYVPLDRLYLSPQCGFASTEEGNRLTEEEQWAKLRFIKEISDEVWGEN comes from the coding sequence ATGTGTACAATAAATGCACCTCACAGACACGATACAGTAGGAAGTTTTTTAAGACCTGAAAGATTGAAAAAAGCTAGAAATGATTTTGAAAAGGGAAAAATTGACAGAGAAGAATTGACGAAAGTTGAAGATGAAGAAATTAAAAAAATTGTGAATAAGCAGATTGAACTAGGATATACAAGTGTTACGGATGGGGAATTTAGACGTAGTTACTGGCATTTGGACTTTTTCTGGGGATTCAATGGAATTGGGCATGTGCATGCTGATAAAGGTTACGAATTTAATGGTGTTGTTACCCGTGATGATACTGCGATTGTTACTGGAAAAATTAGTGGGGAAAATCATCCATTTGTGAAACATTATACATTTTTGCGAGATTTAGTAAAAGATAAAAAAGGTGTGGAAGCTAGATTTACGATACCTGCTCCAGCACAATTTTATGCAGAATTAGTAAGGGAAGATAAACATGTGGCGGCACTTCTTAAAGTTTATCCTGATTTTATAGGATTGGAAGACGATATTGTCAGTGCCTACAAAACTGTTATAAATGACTTGTATAACGAAGGACTTAGAACTTTGCAAATTGATGACTGTACTTGGGGTTGTCTTGTAGACGATGACTTTATTGCTTCGTTTATTGAAAAAAGTGATAGGGATAAAGAAATTATTAGGCAAGAATTTGCAGAAAAATTTCTAAATATAAACAACAGGGTATTTCAAAATAATCCAGAAGATTTGATAATTAATACGCATGTTTGCCGTGGAAATTATGCTTCTACCTGGTTTGGAAAAGGCGGATACGATAAAATTGCAGATGAGCTTTTTGGGAAAGAAGATGTAAATGCCTATTATTTGGAATTTGATACAGAAAGAGCAGGTACTTTTGAATCACTTGCAAAAGTTTCTGGAGATAAAAAAGTTGTTTTGGGATTAATAACTTCTAAAAATCCAACATTAGAGGAAAAGGAAAGTGTAATTGCACGTATAAAAGAGGCTTCAAAATATGTGCCGCTTGACAGGCTTTATTTGAGTCCACAGTGCGGATTTGCTTCAACAGAGGAAGGAAATAGGCTTACAGAAGAAGAGCAATGGGCAAAACTTAGATTTATTAAGGAAATTTCAGATGAAGTATGGGGAGAAAATTAA
- a CDS encoding PAS domain-containing protein, with amino-acid sequence MAQDMKNYLKLDLEKIEKMTQIKKDYIEGKTDFETTKKLIKENFDKMTASEFAYSEQKIKELGFDDNTVHDKMNDVLGLFEDIIVKDEFDLPEGHPINTYILENEAARKLIAEMKEEFGKKFIKNRWLELYEKLSQFNPTHLARKQHQLFSILEKKGFDRPSRIMWSFDNNVRDSISEAYKLLENDKIEEFLEKQENVWELTLDIMHKEEEVLFPTSMKMISEEEFKQMRAGDDEIGYFLIDKPTGFYSENIEKQDDNSNQSVKEETVKSETNVQNNQNAGNFMNDLASLMAKYNMGNQNENKKNEVFDVKQGKLTIEQINLIFQHMPVDLSFVDENEIVKFYTDTKHRVFPRSAGVIGRDVKNCHPRESVSSVLEIIDAFRKGEQDEIDFWLEMRGKFIYIYYVAVRDENGVFKGVLEMMQDVTRIRSLTGERKLVTWENKAKDEKKEVFTSKYNLSGKTVIGDIVKKYPYIKEYMPLISPEYKRLLDPVQYMMMSKIATLQMIAMRGELELDYLIMMIEAKIDEEEKKK; translated from the coding sequence ATGGCACAGGATATGAAAAATTATCTAAAATTAGATCTTGAGAAAATTGAGAAAATGACTCAAATAAAAAAAGATTATATTGAAGGAAAGACTGATTTTGAGACTACTAAAAAATTGATAAAAGAAAACTTTGACAAGATGACAGCGAGCGAATTTGCTTATTCAGAGCAAAAAATTAAAGAACTTGGATTTGATGACAATACGGTTCATGATAAGATGAATGATGTGTTAGGGCTTTTTGAGGATATTATTGTGAAGGATGAATTTGACTTGCCTGAGGGGCATCCGATAAATACGTATATTTTGGAAAATGAAGCGGCTAGAAAGCTGATTGCGGAAATGAAAGAGGAGTTTGGGAAAAAATTTATAAAGAACAGATGGCTTGAACTTTATGAAAAATTATCTCAATTTAATCCTACCCATCTTGCAAGAAAACAGCATCAATTATTTTCAATATTAGAGAAAAAAGGGTTTGACCGTCCATCAAGAATAATGTGGAGCTTTGATAATAATGTGAGAGATAGCATAAGTGAAGCATATAAATTGCTTGAAAATGATAAAATTGAAGAATTTTTGGAAAAACAGGAAAATGTATGGGAATTGACGCTTGATATTATGCATAAGGAAGAAGAAGTGCTTTTTCCAACTTCGATGAAAATGATTAGTGAAGAAGAATTTAAGCAAATGCGTGCTGGAGATGATGAAATTGGATATTTCCTGATTGATAAACCAACTGGATTTTATTCTGAAAACATAGAAAAACAAGATGACAACAGTAATCAGTCTGTAAAAGAGGAAACTGTAAAATCAGAAACTAATGTTCAGAATAATCAAAATGCTGGAAACTTTATGAATGATCTTGCAAGCCTTATGGCAAAATATAATATGGGAAATCAAAATGAAAATAAGAAAAATGAAGTTTTTGATGTGAAGCAGGGGAAATTGACGATTGAGCAAATTAATCTTATTTTTCAGCATATGCCTGTGGACTTGTCATTTGTTGACGAAAATGAAATTGTGAAATTTTATACGGACACTAAACATAGAGTTTTCCCAAGAAGTGCGGGAGTTATTGGGCGTGATGTTAAAAATTGTCATCCGAGGGAAAGTGTGAGTTCGGTGCTGGAAATAATAGATGCTTTTAGAAAAGGGGAACAGGATGAGATTGACTTCTGGCTGGAAATGCGTGGAAAATTCATTTACATCTATTATGTGGCTGTAAGGGACGAAAATGGTGTGTTTAAAGGTGTTCTGGAAATGATGCAGGATGTTACAAGAATTAGAAGTTTGACAGGGGAAAGAAAACTTGTGACTTGGGAAAATAAAGCTAAAGATGAAAAAAAAGAAGTATTTACAAGTAAATATAATTTGAGTGGAAAAACTGTAATAGGGGACATTGTTAAAAAATATCCTTATATTAAGGAATATATGCCATTAATTTCTCCAGAGTACAAACGTCTTTTAGATCCTGTTCAATATATGATGATGTCTAAAATAGCAACTCTTCAAATGATTGCAATGCGTGGAGAACTGGAACTCGATTACTTGATTATGATGATAGAGGCTAAAATTGATGAGGAAGAAAAGAAAAAATAG
- the leuS gene encoding leucine--tRNA ligase → MIKEYNPNEIEKKWQDKWAQKDVFKSENKIEGKENYYVLEMFAYPSGKLHVGHLRNYAIGDAIARYKKMKGFNVLHPFGWDSFGLPAENAAIDHGAHPGKWTKANIDNMRRQMKLMGLSYDWNRELSTYTPEYYKWNQKFFIEMYKKGLVYKKKSYVNWCPDCNTVLANEQVEGGKCWRHSKTDVIQKELSQWYFKITEYAEELLQGHEELRGHWPEQVLTMQKNWIGKSTGSEVDFILDYKFENDGNSHLKLNDKGEVVISVFTTRPDTLYGVTYATVAPEHPLVEEVILKENPSIREAVERMINEDKIARTAEDKEKEGVFSGLYVINPVNGEKVQLWIANYVLMDYGTGAVMAVPAHDERDFQFSKKYNLDLQIVVNPVDKNGNLEEVSVEKMENALTNSGVLVNSEEFNGLNSNEAKEKITEKLEKIGLGKKTVNYRLHDWLISRQRYWGTPIPVIYDEDENIYLEEEANLPVKLPTDIEFSGKGNPLETSEEFKNVILPNGKKGRRETDTMDTFVDSSWYYLRYLDSHNDKEPFKKEDADNWTPVHQYIGGIEHAVMHLLYARFFHKSLRDLGYVDTNEPFKRLLTQGMVLGPSYYSQNERRYLFPREVEMKDGKPVSKETGEELATKVEKMSKSKNNGVDPEEIVKEYGADSSRVFTLFAAPPEKELEWNMNGLAGAYRFINRLYLLISSTADFADKNASKEDNYGINLDARSEKDKEIQKKLHQTVKKVTDSIEDDFHFNTAIAAIMELLNDMTTYKQNVIDKNDISSESKKVWHEVLEKVILLIAPFAPHVADELWSDLGNTTLTFEEEWPTFDEKLTVENNFNLVLQVNGKVRDMIPAQIGISKDDAEKLAFSSEKVQKFTDEKEVVKVIVVPNKLVNIVVKG, encoded by the coding sequence ATGATTAAGGAATATAATCCTAATGAAATTGAAAAAAAATGGCAAGACAAATGGGCACAAAAAGATGTTTTTAAATCGGAAAATAAGATTGAGGGGAAAGAGAATTATTATGTGCTTGAGATGTTTGCGTATCCGTCAGGGAAATTACATGTTGGACATTTGAGAAATTATGCGATTGGTGATGCGATTGCTAGATATAAGAAGATGAAAGGGTTTAATGTGTTGCATCCGTTTGGATGGGATAGTTTTGGGTTACCTGCGGAAAATGCGGCGATTGATCATGGGGCTCATCCTGGGAAATGGACTAAAGCGAATATTGACAATATGAGAAGACAGATGAAGCTTATGGGACTTTCTTATGACTGGAACAGGGAACTTAGCACTTATACTCCAGAATACTATAAGTGGAATCAGAAGTTTTTTATTGAAATGTATAAAAAAGGGCTTGTTTACAAGAAAAAATCTTATGTAAACTGGTGTCCTGACTGTAATACAGTGCTTGCGAATGAGCAGGTTGAAGGTGGAAAATGTTGGCGTCACAGTAAAACTGACGTAATTCAAAAGGAACTTTCACAATGGTATTTCAAAATTACAGAATATGCAGAAGAATTACTGCAAGGGCATGAAGAACTTAGAGGACATTGGCCAGAGCAAGTATTGACAATGCAGAAAAACTGGATTGGAAAATCAACAGGATCTGAAGTTGACTTTATTTTAGATTATAAATTTGAAAATGATGGAAATTCACATTTAAAATTGAATGACAAGGGAGAAGTTGTAATTTCTGTGTTTACGACAAGGCCTGACACGCTTTATGGGGTTACGTATGCAACTGTTGCACCAGAACATCCGTTGGTTGAGGAAGTTATTCTGAAAGAAAATCCTTCGATAAGAGAAGCTGTTGAAAGAATGATAAATGAAGATAAAATTGCACGTACAGCGGAAGATAAGGAAAAAGAAGGAGTATTTTCTGGATTGTATGTGATTAATCCTGTGAATGGTGAAAAAGTGCAGTTATGGATTGCAAATTATGTGTTAATGGATTATGGGACTGGAGCAGTAATGGCAGTGCCGGCACATGATGAAAGAGATTTTCAGTTTTCTAAAAAATATAATTTAGATTTGCAAATTGTTGTAAATCCTGTTGATAAAAATGGTAATTTGGAAGAAGTTTCTGTTGAAAAAATGGAAAATGCGTTGACAAATTCTGGAGTATTAGTAAATTCAGAAGAATTTAATGGATTAAATAGTAATGAAGCAAAAGAGAAAATTACTGAAAAATTGGAAAAAATTGGACTTGGTAAGAAAACTGTGAATTATAGACTTCATGACTGGTTGATTAGTAGACAAAGATATTGGGGAACTCCGATTCCTGTGATTTATGATGAAGATGAAAATATTTACTTGGAAGAGGAAGCAAACTTGCCTGTGAAACTACCTACAGATATTGAGTTTAGCGGAAAAGGAAATCCGCTTGAAACTTCTGAGGAATTTAAAAATGTAATTTTGCCAAATGGGAAAAAAGGTAGAAGAGAAACTGACACAATGGATACTTTCGTTGATTCTTCATGGTATTACTTGAGATATTTGGATTCTCACAATGATAAAGAGCCGTTTAAAAAGGAAGATGCAGATAACTGGACACCAGTTCATCAATATATAGGTGGAATTGAGCATGCAGTAATGCACTTGCTTTATGCAAGATTTTTCCACAAATCATTAAGAGATTTAGGATATGTTGACACAAATGAGCCATTTAAGCGTTTATTGACACAAGGAATGGTTTTAGGGCCTTCTTATTATTCTCAAAATGAAAGAAGATACTTGTTCCCAAGAGAAGTAGAGATGAAGGATGGAAAACCTGTTTCTAAGGAAACTGGAGAAGAATTGGCAACAAAAGTTGAAAAAATGAGTAAATCTAAAAACAACGGAGTAGATCCTGAAGAAATCGTGAAGGAATATGGAGCTGACTCTTCAAGAGTCTTCACATTATTTGCTGCACCGCCTGAAAAAGAATTGGAATGGAATATGAATGGACTTGCAGGGGCTTACAGATTCATAAACAGACTTTATCTGTTAATTTCATCAACAGCTGATTTTGCTGATAAAAATGCATCAAAGGAAGATAATTATGGAATTAATTTAGATGCGAGAAGTGAAAAAGATAAGGAAATTCAGAAAAAATTACATCAGACTGTAAAAAAAGTTACAGACAGCATTGAGGACGATTTCCACTTTAACACAGCAATCGCCGCAATAATGGAACTTCTAAACGATATGACAACTTACAAGCAAAATGTAATTGATAAAAATGATATTTCATCAGAAAGTAAAAAAGTATGGCATGAAGTTCTTGAAAAAGTGATTTTACTAATTGCACCTTTTGCACCGCACGTGGCGGATGAATTATGGAGTGATTTAGGAAATACAACTCTTACTTTTGAGGAAGAATGGCCAACATTTGATGAAAAATTAACTGTGGAAAACAACTTTAACTTGGTTTTACAAGTAAATGGAAAAGTTAGGGATATGATTCCTGCACAAATTGGAATTTCAAAAGATGATGCTGAAAAATTAGCATTTTCTTCGGAAAAAGTTCAGAAATTTACTGATGAGAAGGAAGTTGTTAAGGTAATTGTTGTGCCTAATAAGCTGGTTAATATTGTTGTAAAGGGATAA
- a CDS encoding SDR family oxidoreductase yields the protein MAKIAVTGVTGNLGGMVSRLCKENGIKVRNLARNKEKAEKMGFSDVFKSSYDKSEDTIKSLEGIDVLFMVSGSENPNRIQQHKDFIDVAKIAGVSHIIYLSFYNASKNSVFTLARDHFATEEYIKENGFKYTFLRDNFYADFFVNLYREYGEIKGPAGNGKVSVVVRSDVSEVAAKILENPEKWENQALNMTGPEELTMEEITKLVSKYLGKEIKYIPETVDEAYESRKIWKAEQWEYDSWVSTYTAIAEGEQAGISNDIEKVLGRKATSLMEYLKQL from the coding sequence ATGGCTAAAATCGCAGTAACTGGAGTGACAGGGAATTTAGGTGGAATGGTTTCAAGATTATGCAAAGAAAATGGCATAAAAGTGAGAAACTTGGCTAGAAATAAGGAAAAAGCTGAAAAAATGGGATTTTCTGATGTTTTTAAATCAAGTTACGACAAGTCAGAAGATACTATAAAATCGCTTGAAGGAATTGATGTGCTTTTTATGGTGTCGGGTTCAGAAAATCCTAATCGTATTCAGCAGCATAAGGATTTTATTGATGTGGCTAAAATAGCAGGAGTTTCGCACATTATTTATCTTTCGTTTTATAATGCTTCAAAAAATTCTGTATTCACGTTGGCTAGGGATCATTTTGCAACAGAAGAGTATATTAAGGAAAATGGTTTCAAATATACATTTTTGAGGGATAATTTTTATGCGGATTTCTTTGTAAATCTATATAGAGAATATGGAGAAATAAAAGGGCCTGCTGGAAATGGGAAAGTTTCGGTTGTGGTACGTTCGGATGTGTCAGAAGTGGCTGCTAAAATTTTGGAAAATCCAGAAAAATGGGAAAATCAGGCTTTGAATATGACAGGGCCTGAGGAATTGACTATGGAGGAAATTACAAAACTTGTAAGTAAATATTTAGGTAAAGAAATTAAGTATATTCCTGAAACAGTAGATGAGGCTTATGAGTCACGTAAAATCTGGAAAGCCGAACAATGGGAATACGATTCGTGGGTTTCAACTTATACGGCAATCGCTGAAGGTGAACAAGCTGGAATTTCAAATGATATTGAAAAAGTTTTGGGACGTAAGGCGACTTCATTGATGGAATATTTGAAACAATTGTAG